One segment of Ziziphus jujuba cultivar Dongzao chromosome 12, ASM3175591v1 DNA contains the following:
- the LOC107429572 gene encoding nuclear matrix constituent protein 1 isoform X2, producing the protein MFTPQRKALSPLLQTPRNGVVATASNSRTALKGKAVVFIDGPPPPLDSLSQREARTTTSLELDSADMNDWRRFKEAGLLDRAEMERKDLEALAEKASKLQNELLDYQYNMGLLLIEKKEWASKFQELRDALAETEEIFKREKSANLIALSEVEKREENLRRALGAEKQCVAELEKALREMQVERAQINLTSKSKLAEADALILGNEGKSSEINAKLHAAEAKLAEANRKSLELEIRLGEVEARESVLQKEHLSLNTEREAHKEIFYKQRKDLQEWEKKLQEREERLSKDRKIIHEREEKADENERILKQKERDLEESWKKIDLSKSNLKEKEDEINKRLADLESKEKEADLMRNSAEVRQKELHILEEKLSSREKVEIDQLLDEHRALHDTKMQEYELDMEEKNKALEKELSTKKDAVNKKEAEINHREEKLGKREQALQEKSERLKDKKKEFDEKLKAAKEREKVIKVEEKKLEVEKQLVIADRENLQNLMDEVERIKAENVQLELQISEEMEKQRITDKERSEHGHLQLELQQEIENYRLKNESAFKEAEDLKQDKEKFEKEWEELDIKRSEINREHEEIVKEKENFEKLRLLEEDRLKEEKRAVDDYIKRETENLKLEKDLFAAKMNDEKLALSEKAQFEHGQMVRDFDLQRRDLETDMENRKEEMEKILHERQRAFEDEREKEINNINYLKEVVQKEREELRSARNKIMKEREEFALNKEQLRLNQLEIEKDIQELGVLSKKIKNQREGLVKERANFLAFVEKLKCCKECGEMAGEFVLSDFHVPEVDDRKDVPLLSLHDDLVEKSPGDLVVSESGGRMSWLRKCTSKILKLSPVNKLEHVIAPEPVELSLQSDMQVDVERKAAGLKGVGIDGARGHLVPEDEPQTSFEIANGPFSVQQLHSNNISREVDDGYSPSVDDHSFMDSKVQDIPEDSVQSELKSGRRKPSRRQKSGLHRTHSVKTVVEDAKAFLGDTPEGHAISLLNDRNNVNKESRGDSSRAEKGYNKTARKRQRQETSKITESESEGCSASASVGGRRKRQHKVASALQTPGEERYNFRPRRKYGQST; encoded by the exons ATGTTTACGCCACAGAGGAAGGCGTTGTCGCCGCTGTTGCAGACGCCGAGAAACGGCGTCGTTGCAACCGCTTCGAACTCTAGAACCGCATTGAAGGGTAAAGCAGTGGTCTTTATTGATGGTCCTCCGCCACCATTGGATTCTCTGAGCCAGAGAGAAGCCAGAACGACGACGTCGTTGGAATTGGACAGTGCGGATATGAACGACTGGAGGAGGtttaaggaggccgggttgttgGACCGGGCTGAGATGGAGAGGAAAGACCTCGAAGCTCTTGCTGAGAAAGCATCCAAACTTCAAAATGAG CTTCTTGATTACCAATATAACATGGGGCTTCTTTTAATTGAGAAGAAAGAGTGGGCTTCAAAATTTCAAGAACTGAGAGATGCTTTAGCAGAAACTGAGGAGATTTTTAAACGTGAAAAATCAGCAAATTTAATTGCATTATCTGAAGTGGAGAAGCGAGAGGAGAATTTGAGAAGAGCATTGGGCGCAGAGAAGCAGTGTGTAGCTGAG CTTGAAAAAGCTCTGCGTGAAATGCAAGTGGAGCGTGCCCAAATCAATCTTACATCCAAGTCAAAGTTAGCCGAAGCAGATGCATTGATTCTTGGAAATGAAGGAAAATCTTCAGAGATCAATGCGAAGCTTCATGCTGCTGAAGCTAAGCTTGCCGAGGCGAACAGGAAGAGCTTAGAGTTGGAGATAAGATTGGGAGAGGTGGAGGCTCGTGAAAGTGTGCTGCAAAAGGAGCACCTCTCCCTAAATACAGA GCGGGAAGCACATAAGgaaatattttataaacaaagaaaagacTTGCAAGAGTGGGAGAAGAAACTACAGGAACGGGAAGAAAGACTGTCAAAGGATCGGAAGATTATCCATGAGAGAGAGGAGAAGGCAGATGAAAATGAGAGGATTCTTAAGCAGAAAGAGAGGGATCTAGAAGAGTCATGGAAGAAGATTGATTTGTCCAAGTCAAATTTGAAAGAGAAGGAAGATGAGATAAATAAACGACTTGCAGACTTAGAATCAAAAGAGAAG GAAGCTGATTTGATGAGAAATTCTGCAGAGGTGAGACAGAAGGAATTACATATATTGGAAGAAAAGCTAAGTTCACGAGAAAAA GTTGAGATTGACCAGCTGCTTGATGAGCACAGGGCTCTTCACGACACAAAAATGCAGGAGTATGAGTTGGATATGGAAGAGAAGAACAAAGCACTTGAAAAGGAACTTAGTACCAAGAAAGATGCAGTAAACAAGAAGGAAGCTGAAATCAACCACAGGGAAGAAAAGTTGGGAAAGAGAGAACAAGCACTACAGGAGAAATCTGAGAGActgaaggataaaaaaaaagaatttgatgaAAAGTTGAAAGCtgcaaaggagagagaaaaggtCATCAAAGTTGAAGAGAAAAAGTTGGAGGTGGAAAAGCAACTAGTGATCGCTGATAGAGAGAACTTGCAGAATCTCATGGATGAAGTTGAGAGGATAAAGGCTGAAAACGTTCAGCTGGAGCTGCAAATTTCTGAAGAGATGGAGAAACAGAGAATAACTGATAAAGAGAGGTCAGAACACGGCCATTTGCAGCTAGAATTGCaacaagaaatagaaaattatagACTTAAAAATGAATCAGCTTTTAAGGAAGCTGAAGATTTGAAACAGGACAAGGAGAAGTTTGAGAAAGAGTGGGAAGAGTTGGATATTAAAAGATCTGAAATTAACAGAGAGCACGAAGAAATTgttaaagaaaaggaaaattttgaaaaactacgACTCTTGGAGGAAGACAGATTGAAAGAAGAGAAACGTGCTGTAGATGATTATATAAAGAGGGAGACGGAAAATCTCAAACTGGAGAAAGATTTATTTGCAGCTAAAATGAATGATGAGAAATTAGCTTTATCCGAAAAAGCCCAATTTGAGCATGGTCAAATGGTTCGAGATTTTGACTTGCAGAGAAGGGATCTTGAGACTGATATGGAGAATAGGAAGGAAGAGATGGAGAAGATCCTGCATGAGAGGCAGAGAGCATTTGAggatgagagagagaaagaaattaataatattaattacttGAAGGAGGTTGTTcagaaggaaagagaagaacTAAGATCTGCAAGGAATAAAATTatgaaggaaagagaagaatttGCATTGAACAAGGAGCAATTGAGACTAAACCAACTTGAAATTGAGAAGGATATTCAGGAGCTTGGTGTTCTTAGCAAGAAGATCAAGAATCAGCGTGAGGGGCTTGTGAAGGAAAGAGCCAACTTCCTTGCTTTTGTTGAGAAGCTTAAGTGTTGCAAGGAGTGTGGAGAAATGGCAGGAGAATTTGTACTTTCTGATTTTCATGTACCTGAAGTGGATGATCGGAAGGATGTTCCTCTGCTAAGTCTGCATGATGACCTTGTGGAGAAGTCTCCTGGTGATTTAGTTGTTTCAGAGTCAGGAGGGCGCATGTCTTGGCTACGTAAATGCACATCAAAGATTTTAAAACTTTCTCCGGTTAATAAGCTTGAGCATGTTATTGCTCCAGAACCTGTTGAGTTGTCACTACAGTCAGATATGCAGGTTGATGTTGAACGAAAAGCAGCAGGGCTTAAAGGGGTTGGAATAGATGGAGCAAGAGGGCATCTGGTGCCTGAAGATGAACCGCAGACATCTTTTGAGATTGCTAATGGCCCCTTTAGTGTTCAGCAGCTTCATTCTAATAACATCAGCAGAGAGGTAGATGATGGGTATTCTCCATCAGTCGATGATCATAGCTTCATGGACAGTAAGGTGCAAGACATTCCAGAAGATTCTGTGCAATCAGAGCTGAAGAGTGGTCGCCGCAAACCTAGTAGGAGACAAAAGTCTGGATTGCACAGGACACACTCGGTGAAGACAGTGGTTGAAGATGCAAAAGCTTTTCTGGGGGATACCCCAGAGGGACATGCAATATCGCTTCTTAATGATAGGAATAATGTGAACAAGGAAAGTCGGGGTGATTCCAGTCGTGCTGAGAAAGGTTATAATAAAACTGCAAGGAAACGACAGCGTCAAGAGACATCAAAGATTACAGAAAGTGAAAGTGAAGGATGTTCTGCTAGTGCATCAGTGGGTGGGCGCAGGAAGAGGCAGCACAAAGTTGCTTCAGCTTTGCAAACACCTGGAGAGGAGCGATACAACTTTAGACCACGGAGGAA GTACGGACAGAGCACATGA
- the LOC107429551 gene encoding piriformospora indica-insensitive protein 2 gives MKFLTSINLLVFVIFIIFLFGWCYGEEDIDVAPMEKTEKEALYSAIQGFVGNGWNGSDLYPDPCGWTPIQGVCCDLFDGLWYVTGLNIGPIHENSLGCTRKTEFRPQLFELKHLKTLSFFNCFISPHKHPVSIPTVNWENFAGSLESLEFRSNPGLIGQIPAIFGSLVKLQSLVFLENGLTGRLPSEIGNLVNLKRLVLSGNKFTGRIPNTFGALNQLLIFDLSRNSLSGPLPLTLGSLTSLLKLDLSNNLLEGKLLSEIGSLENLTLLDLRNNNFSGGLPQSFEQLHSLEEMALYNNPIGGDLMGLDWQKLQKLAILDLSNTGLAGEIPESMTELNGLRFLGLSNNKISSNLPPKLANLPCLSAMYLNGNNLTGELKFSAWFYGKMGRRFGVWNNPNLCYPIGLMPASKAPFGVKPCQPELKLLQQNSETQLGDSNLNQISKFVASLGSSINSIDGFWWVYPLELLMMFKLLYLFL, from the exons ATGAAGTTTTTGACTTCTATCAATCTTTTAGTCTTTGTTATTTTCATCATCTTCTTGTTTGGTTGGTGCTATGGGGAAGAAGATATTGATGTAGCTCCAATGGAGAAAACAGAGAAGGAAGCTCTTTACTCTGCTATACAAGGCTTTGTGGGTAATGGTTGGAATGGCTCAGATCTCTATCCAGATCCTTGTGGGTGGACTCCCATACAG GGTGTTTGCTGTGATCTATTTGATGGACTTTGGTATGTGACTGGTTTGAATATTGGACCAATTCATGAAAACTCTCTTGGTTGCACCAGAAAAACGGAATTTAGACCACAACTATTTGAGCTCAAGCACCTCAAAACCTTATCTTTCTTCAATTGCTTCATTTCTCCCCATAAACACCCAGTTTCTATTCCCACTGTGAATTGGGAGAACTTTGCTGGAAGCTTAGAATCATTGGAGTTTCGATCGAACCCGGGTCTAATTGGACAAATTCCTGCTATTTTTGGTAGCCTTGTAAAGCTTCAATCATTAGTATTTCTTGAGAATGGATTAACAGGTCGATTACCATCAGAAATTGGCAACTTAGTTAACTTGAAACGTCTTGTTCTATCAGGAAACAAGTTTACCGGTCGAATTCCCAACACTTTTGGTGCATTGAATCagcttttgatttttgatttgagTAGGAACTCACTATCTGGGCCATTACCTTTGACTCTTGGAAGCTTGACTTCACTTTTGAAGCTTGATTTGAGCAACAACTTATTGGAAGGTAAGCTACTTAGTGAAATAGGTAGTTTAGAAAATTTGACTCTTTTGGACCTCAGAAACAACAACTTTTCTGGTGGATTGCCTCAGTCATTTGAACAGTTGCATTCATTAGAAGAAATGGCGTTATACAATAACCCAATTGGTGGAGACCTTATGGGCCTAGATTGGCAAAAGCTACAGAAATTAGCAATCTTGGATCTCTCAAACACTGGTTTGGCAGGAGAGATTCCAGAGTCTATGACAGAGTTAAACGGACTGAGGTTTTTGGGTCTTAGCAATAACAAGATCTCTAGCAATCTGCCACCAAAGCTTGCCAATCTGCCATGCCTTAGTGCTATGTACCTAAATGGAAATAACCTGACAGGGGAGCTTAAATTCTCTGCATGGTTTTATGGGAAAATGGGAAGGCGTTTTGGGGTTTGGAATAACCCAAATCTGTGCTATCCTATTGGGTTGATGCCAGCAAGCAAAGCTCCATTTGGTGTGAAACCATGCCAGCCAGAGCTCAAATTGCTACAACAAAACTCAGAAACCCAGTTGGGTGATTCCAATCTCAATCAGATATCCAAGTTCGTTGCCTCTTTGGGATCCTCCATCAATAGCATTGATGGGTTTTGGTGGGTTTATCCATTGGAGCTATTAATgatgtttaaattattatatttgttcCTATAG
- the LOC107429572 gene encoding nuclear matrix constituent protein 1 isoform X1, protein MFTPQRKALSPLLQTPRNGVVATASNSRTALKGKAVVFIDGPPPPLDSLSQREARTTTSLELDSADMNDWRRFKEAGLLDRAEMERKDLEALAEKASKLQNELLDYQYNMGLLLIEKKEWASKFQELRDALAETEEIFKREKSANLIALSEVEKREENLRRALGAEKQCVAELEKALREMQVERAQINLTSKSKLAEADALILGNEGKSSEINAKLHAAEAKLAEANRKSLELEIRLGEVEARESVLQKEHLSLNTEREAHKEIFYKQRKDLQEWEKKLQEREERLSKDRKIIHEREEKADENERILKQKERDLEESWKKIDLSKSNLKEKEDEINKRLADLESKEKEADLMRNSAEVRQKELHILEEKLSSREKVEIDQLLDEHRALHDTKMQEYELDMEEKNKALEKELSTKKDAVNKKEAEINHREEKLGKREQALQEKSERLKDKKKEFDEKLKAAKEREKVIKVEEKKLEVEKQLVIADRENLQNLMDEVERIKAENVQLELQISEEMEKQRITDKERSEHGHLQLELQQEIENYRLKNESAFKEAEDLKQDKEKFEKEWEELDIKRSEINREHEEIVKEKENFEKLRLLEEDRLKEEKRAVDDYIKRETENLKLEKDLFAAKMNDEKLALSEKAQFEHGQMVRDFDLQRRDLETDMENRKEEMEKILHERQRAFEDEREKEINNINYLKEVVQKEREELRSARNKIMKEREEFALNKEQLRLNQLEIEKDIQELGVLSKKIKNQREGLVKERANFLAFVEKLKCCKECGEMAGEFVLSDFHVPEVDDRKDVPLLSLHDDLVEKSPGDLVVSESGGRMSWLRKCTSKILKLSPVNKLEHVIAPEPVELSLQSDMQVDVERKAAGLKGVGIDGARGHLVPEDEPQTSFEIANGPFSVQQLHSNNISREVDDGYSPSVDDHSFMDSKVQDIPEDSVQSELKSGRRKPSRRQKSGLHRTHSVKTVVEDAKAFLGDTPEGHAISLLNDRNNVNKESRGDSSRAEKGYNKTARKRQRQETSKITESESEGCSASASVGGRRKRQHKVASALQTPGEERYNFRPRRNIGTDRAHDAADLKKMRKRKARAVGVVDRGANPETISVSSLDVASKSSQKTNLVEVVTAKTVELSEDRVVRFRTPADNEDNADENKEMYGEIHATLESNGEDWAGSIIHESNDDDDDEVEHPGQASIGKKIWTFFTT, encoded by the exons ATGTTTACGCCACAGAGGAAGGCGTTGTCGCCGCTGTTGCAGACGCCGAGAAACGGCGTCGTTGCAACCGCTTCGAACTCTAGAACCGCATTGAAGGGTAAAGCAGTGGTCTTTATTGATGGTCCTCCGCCACCATTGGATTCTCTGAGCCAGAGAGAAGCCAGAACGACGACGTCGTTGGAATTGGACAGTGCGGATATGAACGACTGGAGGAGGtttaaggaggccgggttgttgGACCGGGCTGAGATGGAGAGGAAAGACCTCGAAGCTCTTGCTGAGAAAGCATCCAAACTTCAAAATGAG CTTCTTGATTACCAATATAACATGGGGCTTCTTTTAATTGAGAAGAAAGAGTGGGCTTCAAAATTTCAAGAACTGAGAGATGCTTTAGCAGAAACTGAGGAGATTTTTAAACGTGAAAAATCAGCAAATTTAATTGCATTATCTGAAGTGGAGAAGCGAGAGGAGAATTTGAGAAGAGCATTGGGCGCAGAGAAGCAGTGTGTAGCTGAG CTTGAAAAAGCTCTGCGTGAAATGCAAGTGGAGCGTGCCCAAATCAATCTTACATCCAAGTCAAAGTTAGCCGAAGCAGATGCATTGATTCTTGGAAATGAAGGAAAATCTTCAGAGATCAATGCGAAGCTTCATGCTGCTGAAGCTAAGCTTGCCGAGGCGAACAGGAAGAGCTTAGAGTTGGAGATAAGATTGGGAGAGGTGGAGGCTCGTGAAAGTGTGCTGCAAAAGGAGCACCTCTCCCTAAATACAGA GCGGGAAGCACATAAGgaaatattttataaacaaagaaaagacTTGCAAGAGTGGGAGAAGAAACTACAGGAACGGGAAGAAAGACTGTCAAAGGATCGGAAGATTATCCATGAGAGAGAGGAGAAGGCAGATGAAAATGAGAGGATTCTTAAGCAGAAAGAGAGGGATCTAGAAGAGTCATGGAAGAAGATTGATTTGTCCAAGTCAAATTTGAAAGAGAAGGAAGATGAGATAAATAAACGACTTGCAGACTTAGAATCAAAAGAGAAG GAAGCTGATTTGATGAGAAATTCTGCAGAGGTGAGACAGAAGGAATTACATATATTGGAAGAAAAGCTAAGTTCACGAGAAAAA GTTGAGATTGACCAGCTGCTTGATGAGCACAGGGCTCTTCACGACACAAAAATGCAGGAGTATGAGTTGGATATGGAAGAGAAGAACAAAGCACTTGAAAAGGAACTTAGTACCAAGAAAGATGCAGTAAACAAGAAGGAAGCTGAAATCAACCACAGGGAAGAAAAGTTGGGAAAGAGAGAACAAGCACTACAGGAGAAATCTGAGAGActgaaggataaaaaaaaagaatttgatgaAAAGTTGAAAGCtgcaaaggagagagaaaaggtCATCAAAGTTGAAGAGAAAAAGTTGGAGGTGGAAAAGCAACTAGTGATCGCTGATAGAGAGAACTTGCAGAATCTCATGGATGAAGTTGAGAGGATAAAGGCTGAAAACGTTCAGCTGGAGCTGCAAATTTCTGAAGAGATGGAGAAACAGAGAATAACTGATAAAGAGAGGTCAGAACACGGCCATTTGCAGCTAGAATTGCaacaagaaatagaaaattatagACTTAAAAATGAATCAGCTTTTAAGGAAGCTGAAGATTTGAAACAGGACAAGGAGAAGTTTGAGAAAGAGTGGGAAGAGTTGGATATTAAAAGATCTGAAATTAACAGAGAGCACGAAGAAATTgttaaagaaaaggaaaattttgaaaaactacgACTCTTGGAGGAAGACAGATTGAAAGAAGAGAAACGTGCTGTAGATGATTATATAAAGAGGGAGACGGAAAATCTCAAACTGGAGAAAGATTTATTTGCAGCTAAAATGAATGATGAGAAATTAGCTTTATCCGAAAAAGCCCAATTTGAGCATGGTCAAATGGTTCGAGATTTTGACTTGCAGAGAAGGGATCTTGAGACTGATATGGAGAATAGGAAGGAAGAGATGGAGAAGATCCTGCATGAGAGGCAGAGAGCATTTGAggatgagagagagaaagaaattaataatattaattacttGAAGGAGGTTGTTcagaaggaaagagaagaacTAAGATCTGCAAGGAATAAAATTatgaaggaaagagaagaatttGCATTGAACAAGGAGCAATTGAGACTAAACCAACTTGAAATTGAGAAGGATATTCAGGAGCTTGGTGTTCTTAGCAAGAAGATCAAGAATCAGCGTGAGGGGCTTGTGAAGGAAAGAGCCAACTTCCTTGCTTTTGTTGAGAAGCTTAAGTGTTGCAAGGAGTGTGGAGAAATGGCAGGAGAATTTGTACTTTCTGATTTTCATGTACCTGAAGTGGATGATCGGAAGGATGTTCCTCTGCTAAGTCTGCATGATGACCTTGTGGAGAAGTCTCCTGGTGATTTAGTTGTTTCAGAGTCAGGAGGGCGCATGTCTTGGCTACGTAAATGCACATCAAAGATTTTAAAACTTTCTCCGGTTAATAAGCTTGAGCATGTTATTGCTCCAGAACCTGTTGAGTTGTCACTACAGTCAGATATGCAGGTTGATGTTGAACGAAAAGCAGCAGGGCTTAAAGGGGTTGGAATAGATGGAGCAAGAGGGCATCTGGTGCCTGAAGATGAACCGCAGACATCTTTTGAGATTGCTAATGGCCCCTTTAGTGTTCAGCAGCTTCATTCTAATAACATCAGCAGAGAGGTAGATGATGGGTATTCTCCATCAGTCGATGATCATAGCTTCATGGACAGTAAGGTGCAAGACATTCCAGAAGATTCTGTGCAATCAGAGCTGAAGAGTGGTCGCCGCAAACCTAGTAGGAGACAAAAGTCTGGATTGCACAGGACACACTCGGTGAAGACAGTGGTTGAAGATGCAAAAGCTTTTCTGGGGGATACCCCAGAGGGACATGCAATATCGCTTCTTAATGATAGGAATAATGTGAACAAGGAAAGTCGGGGTGATTCCAGTCGTGCTGAGAAAGGTTATAATAAAACTGCAAGGAAACGACAGCGTCAAGAGACATCAAAGATTACAGAAAGTGAAAGTGAAGGATGTTCTGCTAGTGCATCAGTGGGTGGGCGCAGGAAGAGGCAGCACAAAGTTGCTTCAGCTTTGCAAACACCTGGAGAGGAGCGATACAACTTTAGACCACGGAGGAA TATAGGTACGGACAGAGCACATGATGCAGCTGATCTGAAAAAGATGAGGAAGCGAAAAGCTAGAGCAGTTGGTGTAGTAGATAGAGGAGCAAATCCTGAAACTATCTCTGTATCGTCATTGGATGTAGCTAGCAAGAGCAGCCAAAAAACAAACCTTGTTGAGGTCGTTACAGCAAAAACTGTGGAATTATCAGAGGATAGAGTTGTCAGG TTTAGAACACCGGCGGACAATGAAGACAACGCAGATGAGAATAAAGAGATGTATGGGGAAATACATGCTACGCTAGAATCTAATGGTGAAGATTGGGCTGGAAGCATAATACATGAGagcaatgatgatgatgatgatgaggtgGAGCATCCTGGTCAAGCCTCAATAGGGAAGAAGATCTGGACTTTTTTTACAACTTGA